Genomic window (Lycium barbarum isolate Lr01 chromosome 2, ASM1917538v2, whole genome shotgun sequence):
AAAtttttacagtcacacaaatattatgTCATGTTTAAAGAcgcaagtttcaaaagttttattGTTACACATaatattatgacatgtttaaaatCACGAATTTATGAAATACTAATTTTTAAATTTCATGTCGAATCAAATTGTATCATGTTATTAATTAAAATGAATGGAGGAtcctttttcttctcctttttatttttcgTTTGGGCAGTAAGTAATAAAGTAGAATAAGATTTTTCATTTCAACCCAAGTAACTTTTGTGGGTTATTGATCTACCTATTTATTGTCTCAATTCATTTTGACGCGCTTAAATTTAACTCAATCCGCTTATTTATCCTTCATTTTCTCCCATTTCTCTCTCCCTCGTCAATGTGTTTCTACAACTTTGACAGCTGTTGACCATCAGTTTGCCCGACAATCTCTTGTTGCGACTCAAAATTCGGCGAATTCTGAGCGCTCAGTGTTCAGAGCATTGAATTTTGTgagtgttcctttttttttttcttattctttttcACTCAGATTCAAGTTATTTCTTAGTTTCAGCGCAGAAAAGTTATCCAACTTTTTTTTAGACGAATTTATACCACTGGATGGCGTGTCTAATGGCTTTTTTTTACTAGTCATCCGTTttgttctccttttttttttttttttaaaaaaaattacttgaAATTTGGTAAGAAGTATATGAACAGAAGAGAAAATCATCGACGCTGTGATGGGTGATAGGTTCCATATAGGGGGTAAATACTAACGAATAGTCAATTATAGGGGGATAATTAAGATCAAAAATAATTTGACCGTGCATCAAATAAATGGTGCCAAATTTAGGGGTCTTGAAGTATTATGTCATTCGATTAAGTTGGCTAAGACCCCTTTTTTAAATAAGATTAaaacgtctgaatctgaatataTTTATGAGTATTAAGATCTAAATACTAAATATTTAAAACGGTTAGTTTGCTCAACCACTGAACATATTAAACTTgtctatatttaaaaattaataaactttattaattaatttaatactatatcaatgattttttttaaaaagaattaatggttaaaaaacacacctgaactaacACTTTTTTGGGAGTTTCACacccaactatcagttgttctcttttcgtacctgaactatcaccatcttgTAGATTAATTTTCATTTGTAGAGTTGTATTCACAATGAATAAATTATATTCTTTCAGAGTTTTTAGTCATTCAATCTTTCTTACTTTTATCATTTTTAGTACTTCAATTAGTCCTCTCACATTCTTTTCTATGTTGTACAGTTCATTTGGCAAAATGGAGATACCAGCCCCTTCAGTTTTTTGTAGTCTCTTCTTCGTTGTGTTGCTCCTACTTCTACCAGATACATCAGTGTCTGAACCAAGATCCCAGACAGTCCAGATCATATGTGGAAACCAACACGAGCATAACACAACGATTTTCGTTCCAAATTTTGTTGCTACTATGGAAACTATAAGCCAACAAATGAGAACTAGAGGATATGGAGTAGCAGTTACTGGCACTGGACCAGATACTAACTATGGACTTGCCCAATGCTATGGCGATCTTTCGTTATCCGACTGCGTCTTATGTTACGCTGAAGCGCGAACTGTTCTTCCCCAGTGCTTCCCTCATAACGCAGGGCGGATTTATCTTGATGGTTGCTTTATGAGATCGGAAAATTACACATTCTATGAACAGTACTTAGGTCCGGAAGACAGGCATGTATGCGGAAACAGGACGACAAAGGGTTCGTTGTTCCAACAGAATGCTAGGTAAGGGTGTCAAATGAGCGAGTTGAGCTGAATTTGGATGGGTCAAAATGGATTGAGTTAATAAATGGACGATTGAATTGGGTTGGGCTAAAAACTGGGTCATAACCCAACCAAGCCCAACTCTTGctaaattttaatttctttgtttattcttttatatttttcagtccctaataaactatttttttttataacatatcaaacaaaaaaaaaatcttatgaaatatttttaaCAAGATTTCTCACGGGTCAATTTGGGTTACATATCAGCCCAATTTTTTGATGGGCTGAGCTAATAAATGGGCGTGTCAATTACCAGCCCAAACTTGGGCTGGTTGGGCGGTTcatattttcatgagctaattttgCCATTTCTAATGCTAGGCAAGCCGTTCAGCAAGCAGTTGCAAATGCACCAAGTAATAATGGCTACGCGCGTGCTCAAGTGTCAGTGCCCGGTCCTTCTAACGAGACAGCTTACGTTCTTGCTGATTGTTGGAGGACGCTGAGCTCAAATTCCTGTGCAGCGTGCTTGCAAAATGCTTCTGCCTCCATGTTGGGATGCTTGCCTTGGTCGGAAGGTAGAGCGATGTACACCGGATGCTTCATGAGGTATTCCGATACAAATTTTCTCAATGCTATTTCTACCAATGGAGGCTCGTCATCAGGAGGTACCTTTACGCTTTTTTGTCCTGGTTTACCTGTTATTTATCGACTGAAAAGCAATGTTGTCAAAAGGCAAGCTTAAAGCGCGCTGAAGGCCTGAACCGAGGCGCAAAACATGTTAAGCGATTCGCCTCGCTTAACGGACGCTTCATtgtcgtcatcaaggctctaGCTCTAaggcatacttttccttgccaatgagcgtAATCCTGAAAGGGGACACTAAAAACAACTGATACTTCACTTTATCGTAATTTTaatcaatttctttgtccatatatttgttatttatgcttataattattagtcttgaaCTACATgtacatatttttattttttctccattttgaGCCTTCTTCATTAGTTCATTAAGGCCCACGCTTTATTTGTGCTTTGCGCTTAAAGTCCCGAcggaccttagagcttttttgcgctttcgCTTTGATGACACTGCTGAAAAAGTAATTTTGCTGATAAATGGTCTTTTTTAATTTCAAATGATCATATTGCAGGAAAAGTTGCAGTCATTGTCATCGTCGTTGTAAGTTCCATGCTCATTTTGGGAGTAGGTGTTGTCATTGCTATTTATGTCTGGAAAAACAAGCAAATCCAGAAGAAGAGAAAAGGTAAATCCTTCTGTGCCAAAATTAGTTATAGAAGTCATTTAGGATATCGATGATGAACATATGTTGTATCTTTACGCTAAAACTGGTTCAGTAAAAGCAGAAAATAGCAAAACTTTTTAGCTGCACACAACTGTAATGAAAATAGTTTCCAAGAATTATCTTGAGGCGTTATGGTCTATTTTCCTGGAAACTTTGAACTTGTCAGGCGCAAATGATGCCGAGAAATTAGTGAAGATCCTTCATGACAACAGCTTGAACTTCAAGTATTCGACACTTGAAAAAGCCACAGGGTCATTTGACGAGGCCAACAAGCTCGGGCAAGGTGGATTTGGCACGGTTTATAAGGTACGTAATGGCTGAATGTAGTGCAAATTGATATGTTGGAAGTTGTTAATCATCCATCACACTAATGCAATACTAGAGGTGTTCGCATTAAAAGTAGTCTGAGGCGTGATCTGTTACAGGGTGTTTTGGCAGATGGGAGAGAGATTGCTGTCAAAAGGCTgttcatcaacaacaaacacagAGCTGCAGATTTTTATAACGAGGTTAACATAATCAGTAGCGTCGAGCACAAAAATTTGGTAAGGTTATTGGGATGCAGCTGTTTGGGACCGGAAAGCCTTCTTGTATACGAGTTCCTCCCTAACCAGA
Coding sequences:
- the LOC132625630 gene encoding cysteine-rich receptor-like protein kinase 2 — encoded protein: MEIPAPSVFCSLFFVVLLLLLPDTSVSEPRSQTVQIICGNQHEHNTTIFVPNFVATMETISQQMRTRGYGVAVTGTGPDTNYGLAQCYGDLSLSDCVLCYAEARTVLPQCFPHNAGRIYLDGCFMRSENYTFYEQYLGPEDRHVCGNRTTKGSLFQQNARQAVQQAVANAPSNNGYARAQVSVPGPSNETAYVLADCWRTLSSNSCAACLQNASASMLGCLPWSEGRAMYTGCFMRYSDTNFLNAISTNGGSSSGGKVAVIVIVVVSSMLILGVGVVIAIYVWKNKQIQKKRKGANDAEKLVKILHDNSLNFKYSTLEKATGSFDEANKLGQGGFGTVYKGVLADGREIAVKRLFINNKHRAADFYNEVNIISSVEHKNLVRLLGCSCLGPESLLVYEFLPNQSLDRFIFDPVKGKALNWEKRFEIIIGTTEGLVYLHKNTKTRIIHRDIKASNILLDSRLRAKIADFGLARSFQEDKSHISTAIAGTLGYMAPEYLAHGQLTEKADVYSFGVLLLEIVTGRQNNRSKNAEYTKSLVSIVWDNFQRGIVEELFDPNLMLHNYHTINVKNEVARVLHVGLLCTQEIPTLRPSVSRALQMFVKKDEELPPPTNPPFVDEKTMELHDAWEKYSLKEGDSASIANLSHSSFYPR